The window ATCTTTAGCGCTGAAGATCACCCTGGAGTCAGACAGTCTATCAATAAAGACTATCAATAAAGCCTTCTTGACGCCCTTAGCATTATAACACCAAAGACTGGCAATGTGAAAGGCGATGTGCTGTGTCAAAGGTATTCAAATACTGTCCACAGTACTGGGGTTTAATTCATGTAATTAATTGGCCTTAGAGCGAAACCAGCAATGCTGCTGACCTTAAGGTCTGTGAATTTGAATAACCCTTCTACATATAGATATACAGCTCATCATTACTATCATAACTTACCTGGATTGAGTCTCCCCTGCCTTGACACGTATTTTGCGGATGTGGAAGTTTTTGTTGCCCCAAATGTCAGACCAGCTGAAATAGGCATCTTTCTCCCAGCGCAGCTTGACCATAAGCAGCTCCCCAACGTCCACGTCAGTGGTCAGCAGGAATGACACAGTGCTGTTGGTGTTCAGGAAGGGCCTGAGGGGTCACACACAGATCAAAGGTGAGTGGATCAGTTCATcttctgtactgtatatagtaccCAGCTGAGGTGGGGTGGTGAGGTGACCGGGTTAATTATGAGCTACAACGTCAGTGTTTTATATTCGTAAGTTTGGACTTGTTTAAATATTATATCAAGCATTTCTGGACAACTAAGTATTTCGcaaaatgtttttgtatttcctaTAATTTCCTTATTTTATTTAATATCAAACCATACATGGTGTAAGGTATGTCAGTCTTCTCATCATGGGTTCCGTACAGAGAGATTTTCATGGGCTGCTCAGTGTAGGCCAGTTTCTCACTGCTGAAGAAATGCACCTTCACTTGGTAATGGAAAACTGTGGACAGAATGACAGAGACCTTCATTTAGAACCATGCCACATACAGACGAGTGTCACAGAGAAAACTGTGGAAAGAATGACAGAGACCTTCATTTAGAACCATGCCACATACAGACGAGTGTCACAGAGAAGGTTTTGCCCTCTGAAACCCTGAGTCTGTTTTCTCTTATGGAAACAACTGCAGTCTGCCCAGTTAAGACACATTCTCCGACAGTTTGAAGTGTTTGTGGCATGTGAACATAATCCCATCACTGATGCCCACAGTTTGAGCTAAAGATCCCCACTCACACACTATTTTCGTATCTCAGTGCTTAAGACCTGTCTTTACATAACCATATTATTGATCCACTTACTGCCTTTGTGTGAATAAGGGAAATACAATGCAGTGTTCAGCTTCAGATTAAGTTGTCCAACCTTCCACTGTAAAACCAAGTGTGTAGGATCTGAACGCATAACTTAACACCTTTCTGTAACACTTTTTAAATGCGTCAAGGCATTTAGAATTCAAAATGAAAATGTGTCACAGTGTTTAGATTGTAAACACCAGAACATGTTTATTCGCTGTAACACTTTTAACAAACATGAACATATTTATTCAGCACAAGGTTTTTAGGTTTTGAACACTAAACTGTTGTTTTAACACTGTAGGGTGTAAAGCCATATTTGCATATTCCCCAGCATGCCTTTCGCATGATTGTGAGGGATACCCACTCATGTCTGTGTTTGTAACAGAGACATTGTTGTTGCATTCAATAACTTCTATTCCTGAAGCCTTCAGCAAGTGACTGCCTAAGtgaatgtgtttccatcaaaatACAACCCTTTATGACCACATATTACACATTTCCTAAGGCCTTTAGTTATGGCCTACATTGTGGTCTGAACATCCTGGCTCATCTTACCTGCAAGTCACAATACACTGGTTTATGAAGTGATTAGCAATTCATATCAGAATCCAGCCAGAGGGAGTATTAGCCAAGAAATCAGACTATTTTATCACCCACAACCTGCACTCAGAATGTCTGCTATGCCAGAGAACTTCACAATcaagactacctaaaccatctaaactagaACAACCGACTCAGTAACGGGTGCAAAAAGTCCAACCCCTACAGATTGGAGTAGTTTAGAAACATTTAAGTTATTTATATGTGTATACTATGAGCTCAATAAATCAATGTGCATGAGGACACAAAGATTTTAAAACAAACTATtctaaaaatcaacctgcaacaaagcatgctgggaaatatgatgaGGCCCCTCCCTCATATTTTTCActctgagagagaaatagactcAAGACAGTTGAGTAACAACAACATCACGCAATTGAAAATAAATGTCCTGTTCAGTTGTGCTGAAATGTAAGTAAGGTGACAGACATTCCTAACACTGATCTGAATAAAAGGCATGGAAAGACACAtacatttttgaatgactaaaTGCACACTAAACATGACGATGGGAAAGTAAACACTAGTGTTTCAAATCTGAACACTTAGGAGATATAGGTGTTCTCTTGGTTAGAAACTCTGAACACTTAGGAGATATAGGTGTTCTCTTGGTTAGAAACTCTGAACACTACTGAGATATAGGTGTTCTCTTGGTTAGAAACTCTGAACACTTAGGAGATATAGGTGTTCTCTTGGTTAGAAACTCTGAACACTTAGGAGATATAGGTGTTCTCTTGGTTAGAAACTCTGAACACTTAGGAGATATAGGTGTTCTCTTGGTTAGAAACTCTGAACACTTAGGAGATATAGGTGTTCTCTTGGTTAGAAACTCTGAACACTTAGGAGATATAGGTGTTCTCTTGGTTAGAAACTCTGAACACTTAGGAGATATAGGTGTTCTCTTGGTTAGAAACTCTGAACACTTAGGAGATATAGGTGTTCTCTTGGTTAGAAACTCTGAACACTTAGGAGATATAGGTGTTCTCTTGGTTAGAAACTGACTGGAAAAGCTGGCTATCTTGTTTAATCTTGCATTCTAAACACCTGTGTTTAAGATGAGAACCCTTATTGGCTAATCTAAAATGCCTAATGTTTAAGTTTTAAACACTGACGTTTAGGTTATTAAAGTGTCACTTGCTTCATAGTTTTACAGTGTACTACAGAGATGTTATTGTGTGCCTAAACTCAAAGTCAGTGCCAGAAGCATTTCCAATTGGTGTGGAAAGTTTCCTCTAACTTTCCATCGTAAGAATTCACGTGCAGTGGTTTCCAGTTACCAAACCACAGCCGCTACTCATGTGACCTTCATGGCTTGCGCCACGAACCTTGTTTTATTCCCCTTGCTTGTTTTTGTTTGTCCCTGACGCCACTACCTTATCAGATATGTCAGACTGTGCCAATCCTAGAGTagtggggtgaggagggaggaaaaTGGACGCAGGCTGGGCGGATGTTATAGAATCTTTTATGGATAGTGGGTCAGGTGACTAATAAGGGAGGGACTTGTGTAGACTACAGTAGTTGTTCTCTCAGGGTGGTACAGTatcaatacagtatgtacacagtTGGGGCCCGTTGTACTAATGTAACATGCACAGGATGGTAAAGAGACTCAGTGTTCAGGATCCGTtcaggatccgccccttttttcccATTTTTgtttaaaatgacatacccaaatctaactgtctgtagctcaggccctgaagcaaggatatgcatattcttggtaccatttgaaaggatacactttgacgtttgtggaaatgtgaaaggaatgtaggagaatataactcAATAgctctggtaaaagataatacaaagatggcagcagcgtatgtgcaacgttttagactgatccaatgaacaattgcatttctgttcaaaatgttgtatcaagactgctcaaatgtgcccaatttgtttattaataacttttcatgttcaaaactgtgcactctcctcaaacaatagcacaGTATTATTTCACTGTCGTAGCTTCTGTaatttggacagtgcagttagattaacaagattttaagctttctgacaatatcagatatgtttatGTCCCGGGAAATGttattgttacttacaacctcatgctaatcgcattagcctacgttagctcaaccgtcctgtggagagacaccgatcccgaagaagtttttaAAGTTCTCAAGGCCAGCTTGAGCCAGCTCCTAGCCACCACTACAATAACTACATTCAGCTATCCGGAGGATATGAGGATATGACATTGAGGATATGGCAATTAATGTACGTCAGGTAACTCTTAACTAAATCTATTTTAGTGCCAGGAAATTAACTTCCTGTTGTGAAGAAGAGTGTTGCTTTGTGCATGCATGCATTCTTGTCTTAAAACAATTCCTCTCTCATCCTTACGTTTGAAGGGCATCATCTCGCGGGTCTTGAGGTACATCTTTGTGTTCCGGGGCAGGCGGACCTTGTTGACACCGTAGCCCACCTTGTTGCAGCGGTTCTTACGACAGTTGAGGCACATGCCCTTCATGAAGGCCTCCTTGGAGCTGCAGCGGTAGGCCATGGTCTGATGGTCTGCTGCGTTCACCAGTGAGTCGATAAACAGGTGGATGGAGCGCTCATGGGAGCACTTCACAAGCTGGTCCATATCTGCATAGGACAGGTGTAAAACAAGACCATTAGGTCCATGAAGTCTGAATCAATGGCTGATTCCCTAATATACACCAGACTAAcaatgtgactgtgtctgtgaaaTGTGCTTATTCTGGCTTATGACGTATGGCTTTCACTGTTATGGTTAGAAAACTGAGGCCTTGTCAAAGTACTTGTTGCAGGTGTTTAAACTTCAAGAAACACTCCCTGTGAAGATTtactacagtatagtaacagacTTTGATGTTACATTATCCTCTACTATATGTCAGACAGCAGAAATATGGAGAAGCTAGAATAGTAGAAGGCATTCTACAGTACAGTGTCTAGTTACAGTACGTACTACGGATGCCGGTGGTGGCGATCATCATCATGGTGTTCTGCAGATCACAGCCTGGCTGGAAGGTTCCTCCGTTGGGGTAGATGTCCACGTGGCCCACGGGTCTCTGGATGCCGATGCTGCGGTCTGGGGAGCCCCGGGTGTTGGTGTGCAGGACGTCCACGAAGAGAGCATCGTCAGGGGACAGGGTGCTCTGGGCGTCAGCAAACTCAAAGGTCGGGCCGGCCGGGTCCAAAcctgggagacagatggagggagggatggagggagggagagagggagagggggagagagagagagagagaaaagggggaggatgagagagagagggagagagagagagaaaagggggagaatgagagagaggggtagaagtagagacagagagggagggagagaggggtagaagtagagacagagagggagggagagaggggtagaagtagagacagagagcgagagcaagagagagagagagagaaaagggggaggatgagagagaggggtagaagtagagacagagagggagggagagagagaagggggaggaagagagagagggagagagcgagaaggggaggatgagagagaggggtagaagtagagacagagagggagagggagggagagagagaagggggaggataagagagaggtagagagagagaagggggaggataagagagaggggtagaagccCACAATGTGCTTTAGTGATGATTTGATTATGGTTTTCAATGGCCTCGAGATGTAATAGTTGGGTAAACTTTATGGAGACAAATGGGAGGACTACTGAGGCTAAATGCATTGAGATAGAACTTGCACATGTAGGCCTATGCATCTACATAGCGACAGACTGATAGATAAACATTAAAACCTCTTCAGCAGAGAAGGGCTGTCTGCTCACCTGTGATCCTGCTGACTTTGTGGTTGGTGAGGAGACCAGCGATGCCGGCTACATGAGCACCCAGACTGTAGCCCAGGAGATGTATCTTCTCCCAGGGGTAGTCGAGTGTTTTCTGACAACAGGGGAAAGCAGACATGGTTTTATTTCTATTTTCCATTCTTGTGACTGTGTAAAGTATTGGCTGTAAAACTTGTTATGCCATCCTAACACCCTCTCAAGTATATTCTGTTCTGTCAGTTATACTGTACGCTTACACATGTAATCATTTCAGGTAGTTTATCATACCAATGTCTCCTAGCCCTTTTCTCTAGCAGAGGATATGCTTCACTAGCTCCACCTGCTGCTTCTATCAATAATGAGCTGTGTAATGAGTGGTTGATGTGGATCAACAACATGGCTGTAAAAAGCTTTTAGGTGTACTAAATCATAGCCAGGAGTAAAATACAACCACAGCATTGACTTCGAAATTATTGTATCATCACCAGTCACATATTGCTTATTTCAAATACGTTTCTGCATTGTCAACATGAAAGTCTGTTCTTGTGTGAACCATGTATTCTATTATGTTTCGGCGgtgctgaaataaataaaattgccCATGCAACAGATGGCTGTATCTGTccattaatacaggactagtaaaggcccagtgcactacttttgtaaaaaaatatatatatattaatatttgtTTTAATTCCGATTTTTCAGGTGGTGCTgtagcaccctcagcacccctacttcctgtggctatgttCCTATCTACCCAGTGTCCTTGAGATCACCCACCTGCAGCCAATTAACAAACTTGGCCACGTCTTTGCCCACCAGCTTGGTGTTGGCAGCAGAGGTGAGGTAGTGCTGCTGCGCCCGTGTCAGCCAGTCCACCACAATCACGTTGGCCTTGGGCTCCCTCTTGTACAGCGCTGTCACCAGCTTAGGGACCCAGCTCTCAAACAGCCCCGTGACCTGGACAAACACATTTTCGGGGTCAGTGGCTGGCCTGACTCACTGTGAACCTAGCCCTCATTGTTTACTCACAGCACTGATTGAAGACGAGCCAAGTGTCAGCACTTTTACACATGAATGAGCACTACAACATTATGCATAGGGACAGCGGGGGAGGGGGGCTTCTCATCATGCATCTAGTTATCAATGCTGAATATATTTTTAGGATCAACATTGTTGAGTTATTTCCCTAATGATGCTCGACAAGCCTCATTGAAATGATGATCAACAACGTCTGCTTTTGCGGTAATCATGACAGTGTCGAAGCTTTTTACCGTCCATCCA is drawn from Oncorhynchus tshawytscha isolate Ot180627B linkage group LG05, Otsh_v2.0, whole genome shotgun sequence and contains these coding sequences:
- the LOC112250799 gene encoding lipoprotein lipase, translated to MGKENTFLVTVWIILANICVSFSSTPEQTLFGNSNSTEWLEDYTDIVSKFSLRTAEIPDDDLCYIVPGQPLTIPKCEFNPGYKTFVVIHGWTVTGLFESWVPKLVTALYKREPKANVIVVDWLTRAQQHYLTSAANTKLVGKDVAKFVNWLQKTLDYPWEKIHLLGYSLGAHVAGIAGLLTNHKVSRITGLDPAGPTFEFADAQSTLSPDDALFVDVLHTNTRGSPDRSIGIQRPVGHVDIYPNGGTFQPGCDLQNTMMMIATTGIRNMDQLVKCSHERSIHLFIDSLVNAADHQTMAYRCSSKEAFMKGMCLNCRKNRCNKVGYGVNKVRLPRNTKMYLKTREMMPFKLFHYQVKVHFFSSEKLAYTEQPMKISLYGTHDEKTDIPYTMPFLNTNSTVSFLLTTDVDVGELLMVKLRWEKDAYFSWSDIWGNKNFHIRKIRVKAGETQSRVIFSAKDGEYAYLIRGKDDVVFVKSKEDNMSRKEKTMHRLKMQGSHFKNKIA